A single genomic interval of Terriglobus albidus harbors:
- a CDS encoding glycoside hydrolase family 130 protein, whose amino-acid sequence MALRSKTSTIRHLSWLVALLPAMSFAQKSSAQNWTIGPFDRPVSAPILSPRPASSFTDPLSQQTVHWEATSTFNPSAVVRNGKVYVLYRAEDDSGEMKIGMHTSRLGLASSDDGVHFTREPEPVFYPASDAQKDREWPGGTEDPRLVEGEDGTYVLTYTQWNRKSTGIGIATSKDLAHWTKYGPMFPGKDSGAYHSYKSGGIVTRLNSGRLIAAKIQGKYWMYWGEVEVHLATSPDLVHWTPVENADGSPVTVLKQRARLFDSAFPEVGPPPVLTERGIVVLYNGKNGSSDGAPGLDPGAYSVGQALFSATEPSKLLERTAEPFLKPELPFEKTGQYVTGTTFAEGLVYFKNKWFLYYGCADSLVGVAVSGAKK is encoded by the coding sequence ATGGCTTTGCGGTCTAAGACATCGACGATACGTCACCTCTCATGGCTGGTAGCTCTGCTGCCAGCCATGAGTTTTGCTCAAAAGAGTTCTGCTCAGAACTGGACGATCGGGCCATTCGACCGGCCTGTTTCCGCTCCGATTCTCTCGCCGCGACCGGCATCTTCTTTCACCGATCCTCTAAGCCAACAGACCGTCCACTGGGAAGCCACCAGTACCTTCAATCCATCCGCCGTGGTGCGTAACGGCAAGGTTTACGTGCTGTATCGCGCCGAGGATGACTCCGGCGAGATGAAGATCGGCATGCATACCTCGCGGCTGGGGTTGGCCTCCAGTGACGATGGTGTTCACTTCACCCGCGAGCCTGAACCGGTTTTCTATCCGGCAAGCGATGCGCAGAAAGATCGGGAGTGGCCTGGAGGCACTGAGGACCCGCGATTGGTTGAAGGCGAGGACGGCACCTATGTGCTGACCTATACCCAGTGGAATCGCAAGAGCACCGGCATCGGCATTGCAACCTCAAAGGATCTTGCCCACTGGACCAAGTACGGCCCCATGTTCCCTGGCAAAGATTCAGGCGCATATCACAGCTATAAGTCTGGTGGTATCGTTACGCGGCTCAACAGTGGTCGACTGATCGCAGCCAAGATTCAAGGCAAGTACTGGATGTACTGGGGTGAGGTGGAGGTTCATCTGGCGACCTCTCCTGATCTCGTTCACTGGACACCGGTGGAGAATGCCGACGGCTCTCCGGTGACGGTGCTTAAGCAGCGGGCCCGACTCTTCGACAGTGCGTTCCCCGAGGTCGGTCCTCCGCCGGTGCTGACGGAACGCGGAATCGTGGTTCTCTATAACGGGAAGAATGGTTCCAGTGATGGGGCGCCTGGGCTTGATCCAGGCGCTTACTCGGTTGGGCAGGCGTTGTTCTCTGCGACGGAGCCTTCCAAGCTTTTGGAGAGGACAGCGGAGCCTTTTCTCAAGCCAGAGTTGCCGTTCGAGAAAACGGGACAATACGTTACCGGAACGACCTTTGCTGAAGGTCTGGTGTACTTCAAGAACAAATGGTTCCTTTACTACGGATGCGCTGACTCATTGGTTGGCGTGGCTGTATCGGGCGCAAAGAAATAG
- a CDS encoding inositol oxygenase family protein — MSATPANATPLHDLDQWEDFLEGRYKEGKSETEFRQYDAEANPGVAEFYRLNHEFQTVDYVLGKEKEYFGLTRGKKTVWEAAEFLNTLVDDSDPDTDLTQIEHLLQTSEAMRRDGQPRWMALVGFIHDLGKCLCLYGEPQWGVVGDTFPVGCAWSNQIVFPEYFAANPDRLVAKYQTKYGIYEPNCGLENVHMSFGHDGYIAEVMKPYLPDEALYMLRFHSFYAWHRHGAYTHLMNKKDEAMLEWVRKFNPYDLYSKGHTKPNMKELKPYYDDLFAEFLPEKLDW; from the coding sequence ATGTCCGCCACACCCGCCAATGCTACTCCCCTCCACGATCTCGATCAGTGGGAAGACTTCCTGGAAGGCCGTTACAAGGAAGGAAAGTCTGAGACTGAATTCCGCCAGTATGATGCCGAGGCCAACCCCGGCGTGGCCGAGTTCTATCGCCTGAACCACGAGTTCCAGACCGTTGACTACGTTCTCGGCAAGGAGAAGGAGTACTTCGGCCTGACGCGCGGCAAGAAGACCGTATGGGAAGCGGCCGAGTTCCTCAACACTCTGGTCGATGACAGCGACCCGGATACCGACCTTACCCAGATCGAGCACCTGCTGCAGACCTCCGAAGCCATGCGCCGGGACGGGCAGCCTCGCTGGATGGCTCTGGTGGGCTTTATCCATGACCTGGGCAAGTGCCTCTGCCTCTATGGCGAGCCGCAGTGGGGTGTTGTGGGCGACACCTTCCCGGTAGGCTGTGCGTGGTCCAATCAGATCGTCTTCCCTGAGTACTTCGCCGCTAACCCGGATCGCCTGGTGGCCAAGTACCAGACCAAGTACGGCATCTATGAGCCGAATTGCGGTCTCGAAAACGTGCACATGTCCTTCGGTCACGACGGCTACATCGCCGAAGTAATGAAGCCCTACCTTCCGGATGAGGCGCTGTACATGCTGCGCTTCCACTCGTTCTATGCGTGGCACCGCCATGGCGCTTACACGCATCTGATGAACAAGAAGGACGAGGCCATGCTGGAGTGGGTGCGGAAGTTCAATCCGTATGACCTCTATTCCAAGGGCCACACCAAGCCGAACATGAAGGAACTGAAGCCCTACTACGACGATCTGTTTGCGGAGTTCCTACCGGAGAAGCTGGACTGGTAA